TCCAGACGCTTGCGCTGACCTCGTGGAAGGTGAGGCGAGACAATGTCGTCTACATCCCGAACGGCATCGATCTCGAACGGTTCTCGCCTCGTTCAACCCCTAGTCGGACCTCGCCTGCGGTGCTCGGCATCGTGGCATCCCTAAGTTCGGTGAAGAACCACCTCCTGCTGCTCGACGCGTTTCGGCGCCTGCCTCTGGGAGCGGCCGAACTCTACGTCGTCGGCGACGGTCCCGAACGGAGCCGACTCGCCGCGCAGGCCGCGGACTACGGGGTCGCGGCCCACATAAAGTTGATCGGTCACCAGACAGAACCGGCGCCGTTGCTCCGCACATTCGACGTCTTCTGCCTGTCCTCCCGGAGCGAGCAGATGCCGATCGCCGTCCTCGAAGCCATGGCAACCGCCCTACCCATCGTCAGCACCGACGTGGGCGACGTGCGTCAGATGGTGTGCGAGGGCAACAGGCGGTTCGTCGTCCCACCGAACGATGCCCCGGCGTTCGCCGCGGCGATCGCTGAACTGGTTGCCGACGCCCGCCTCCGCAGCCTCCTCGGGAGCCAGAACCGACGGCGCTGCGAGGAAGAGTTCGGATTCCCCTTGATGCTTCGGAGGCACAAAGACCTCTACGATCGCTGCATGGGGGCGTAGAGCGGACCAGATCGGGCGAAGACAAGGCGAACGCCACTCAACCAGCGGTGCTGCTCAGCCGATAACGTTCGTGTCCGAATCGCGAGGACAGTGACTCCGGAACTACGCAGAGAATCCGGCGCTCACCTGATTGTCGCCGCCGTCAGTTTTCTAGCCGTTGCACGGCACCTGATGTGTGACGGCGTCCGCCGCTTGTTCTCGTGGCTCGTCAGAGCAAATGCGGAAGGATCCGGCAGAAACACCTGATTAGCGGAAACGCCGGAATGAATGTGCCGATCCCCAGCGGATCATGCCGAGCCTCTCAGGTCAGGGGACAGGCGTGGGTGGTCAAATGAGAGAAGAGATCGAGCGGACCCAAGACAGGCTGCGAAGGCGGTGGGGCCACGAATTCAGATTCTGGGTGGACAGGGCCAGGGAGCTCGTCCAGTTTGATCTCCCACTACTCACGGTGCCATTGGCATACGTTCTCTTTGGTGCCGCGCTCATGCTGCACGTGTTCGGCCAAACATCAAGGGCCGTGGCGCTGATGTCGACCGTTCATCGAGCCGGATACTCGCGGCGAGTCAGTTCGTTTGTCGAGGCCTTCCTGCGAGGTAAGTCAAGGGAGACACCTATCTCAGCGGCGTACCGCCAAGCGGCACTGGACTTCTCCCCGAATAGTGGGACGGTGCAATTCTTCTCTGATCCGCTTAGGATCATCGGCAGTCGATTGCTGGTCGTCAAGGAATCCTCGCCCCTTGAGCGTGGCGTGATCATCATCGACTACTCTCTGACGTTCTTCCTGCTGGCAAAGCTATTCGACCTTGAGGCGATCACAGATCGTTACTACTTGGTACTCGAGCCGAGTTGGAACGGATACTGTACTCCAGAGATTCTCGTCTACACTCAAGTCTCTACGCCAGTGTTTGTGCAGTGCAGCGAGCCACGCGACGCGGAGTTCATTGAGGGGCTGGGGACCAATCTGAGGGCAGTTTCAACTGCGTCGAATTGGTGGATCGACCATCGAGTGTTCCGACCTCTCCGAGGCGTTGAGAAGGACACCGATTTGATAATGGTGGCGGGTTGGGCCGGATTCAAGAGGCATAGGGCGCTCTTTTCGGCACTGCGAACGAATCGATTGCGAGGCCGTCGCTTGAAGACAGTGTTGGTAGGGTATGCCGTTGAGTTCACAAAGCAGGACGTCTTGAACCTCGCGGAACACTGTGGCGTGGAAGACCAGGTCGAGGCCTACGAGGGGATGCGACCGCCGGAGGTCAATGAGCAGTACAACCGCGCGAAAGTGAACATCGTGTGGTCAAGGAAAGA
This portion of the Acidobacteriota bacterium genome encodes:
- a CDS encoding glycosyltransferase, with amino-acid sequence MDQKHIVHVFHGFRVGGSEVRTCQIINGLGDRYRHTIVALDGDFTAAALIDKQDSVTLLHAPGFAERSFLANAAVSRRWLERLRPDLLIAYSWGGFEWLVGNSVRKVCPDVFSIEGFITDEADVELPKRRIVRRIFAGRCTRLHACSLRLQTLALTSWKVRRDNVVYIPNGIDLERFSPRSTPSRTSPAVLGIVASLSSVKNHLLLLDAFRRLPLGAAELYVVGDGPERSRLAAQAADYGVAAHIKLIGHQTEPAPLLRTFDVFCLSSRSEQMPIAVLEAMATALPIVSTDVGDVRQMVCEGNRRFVVPPNDAPAFAAAIAELVADARLRSLLGSQNRRRCEEEFGFPLMLRRHKDLYDRCMGA
- a CDS encoding glycosyltransferase, which encodes MREEIERTQDRLRRRWGHEFRFWVDRARELVQFDLPLLTVPLAYVLFGAALMLHVFGQTSRAVALMSTVHRAGYSRRVSSFVEAFLRGKSRETPISAAYRQAALDFSPNSGTVQFFSDPLRIIGSRLLVVKESSPLERGVIIIDYSLTFFLLAKLFDLEAITDRYYLVLEPSWNGYCTPEILVYTQVSTPVFVQCSEPRDAEFIEGLGTNLRAVSTASNWWIDHRVFRPLRGVEKDTDLIMVAGWAGFKRHRALFSALRTNRLRGRRLKTVLVGYAVEFTKQDVLNLAEHCGVEDQVEAYEGMRPPEVNEQYNRAKVNIVWSRKEGCNKAIIEGMLSGVPCILREGFNYGFRYPYINRMTGCYSSESRLPATLLTMVERHREFSPREWVMQNMTPELATEVLTKNIRDVSRSRGEPWSRELAIKTKSLNRMDYMNPPDAQRFNADYQFLRTTLRR